A genomic stretch from Flavobacterium humidisoli includes:
- the frr gene encoding ribosome recycling factor has translation MTEEIDFILESTEESMNGTIAHLEKEFLNIRAGKASPAMLGGVFVDYYGSATPLSQVSKISVPDARTITLQPFEKNMLQAIEKAILIANIGFNPMNNGDMIIISVPPLTEERRRDLAKQAKSEAEDAKIGIRNSRKDANTDIKKLEKEGTSEDICKSAEEEVQNLTNSYIKKIDELLAAKEAEIMKV, from the coding sequence ATGACTGAAGAAATAGACTTTATTTTAGAAAGTACTGAGGAATCAATGAATGGTACTATTGCACACTTAGAGAAAGAATTTCTTAATATTCGTGCAGGGAAAGCTTCTCCAGCTATGCTTGGAGGTGTTTTTGTTGATTATTACGGATCTGCAACTCCGCTTTCTCAAGTATCTAAAATTAGTGTTCCAGACGCTAGAACAATTACATTACAGCCATTTGAAAAAAATATGCTGCAAGCAATTGAAAAAGCAATCTTGATTGCTAACATTGGTTTTAACCCAATGAACAATGGAGATATGATCATAATTAGCGTACCGCCACTAACAGAAGAGCGTCGTCGCGATTTAGCAAAGCAAGCTAAATCTGAAGCTGAAGATGCTAAAATTGGTATTCGTAACTCTCGTAAAGATGCTAATACTGACATTAAAAAATTAGAAAAAGAAGGAACTTCTGAAGACATCTGCAAATCTGCAGAAGAAGAAGTTCAGAACCTAACAAACTCTTACATCAAAAAAATTGATGAGTTATTGGCTGCAAAAGAAGCTGAAATCATGAAGGTGTAA
- a CDS encoding thioredoxin family protein has translation MKSIVAKALFNSHSYAEYRKIVTDLLTEGKSTGNEQSESLTNYSKLNEARMNRLEKTITVSESVADKLQNLDNHYIWLVLSEGWCGDAAQILPILNKMALASNKRIDLRIALRDENDDLMSHYLTNGGRAIPKVIVICKEAGIVRADWGPRPKGATELMAKHKREVGAIDEKIKTDLQLWYLADKGISVQEELVEIMENIKYNRL, from the coding sequence ATGAAAAGCATCGTAGCCAAAGCATTATTCAATAGTCATTCTTATGCAGAATACAGAAAAATAGTAACTGATTTATTGACCGAAGGAAAATCAACGGGAAATGAACAATCTGAAAGTCTTACCAATTATTCTAAATTGAATGAAGCCAGAATGAATAGGCTAGAAAAAACGATAACCGTTTCAGAATCTGTTGCAGATAAACTTCAAAACTTAGACAATCATTATATATGGCTAGTGCTTTCTGAAGGTTGGTGCGGAGATGCAGCGCAAATTCTTCCGATCTTAAATAAAATGGCTTTGGCTTCTAATAAAAGAATCGATTTGAGAATTGCACTTCGTGATGAAAATGACGATTTGATGAGCCATTATTTGACCAATGGCGGAAGAGCAATCCCTAAAGTAATCGTTATTTGTAAAGAAGCCGGAATTGTGCGTGCCGATTGGGGGCCAAGACCAAAAGGAGCAACCGAATTAATGGCCAAGCATAAAAGAGAAGTTGGTGCTATTGACGAAAAAATAAAAACAGATCTGCAATTATGGTATTTGGCAGATAAAGGAATTTCAGTTCAGGAAGAATTGGTTGAAATTATGGAAAATATTAAATACAATAGACTTTAA
- a CDS encoding LytR/AlgR family response regulator transcription factor, whose translation MNTKLKCLLLDDELPGLTYLKMLCEQIPELEIVKASNDPEKLLSDFSNLDFDLLISDIEMPGIDGLHLAEKLQDKLVIFCTAYKEYAAEAFNIDAVDYITKPVKLERLQKAVTKALERFEKSNSDKKFIQLNTDKGKTLLYFNKIQYIKTAASDSRDKTVLLTDGSFLNLKNVKFDTLLNELPDADFCRVNKKEIVAVKAIKFFNHNEIVLHHVEENSKNTTLILSETYRADFLKKVKL comes from the coding sequence TTGAATACAAAACTGAAATGCTTGCTTCTGGACGATGAACTTCCAGGATTGACTTACCTAAAAATGCTTTGCGAACAAATTCCGGAATTGGAGATCGTAAAAGCAAGTAATGATCCCGAGAAACTCCTGTCTGATTTTTCGAATCTTGATTTTGATCTGCTCATTTCGGATATCGAAATGCCTGGAATTGATGGCTTGCATCTGGCTGAAAAATTGCAAGATAAATTGGTGATTTTTTGTACTGCGTATAAAGAATATGCGGCCGAAGCATTTAATATCGATGCCGTAGACTACATTACAAAACCTGTGAAATTGGAACGTTTGCAAAAAGCAGTCACCAAAGCTTTGGAGCGTTTTGAAAAATCAAATTCAGATAAAAAATTCATTCAGCTCAATACAGACAAAGGGAAAACGTTGCTATATTTTAATAAAATTCAATATATAAAAACTGCAGCAAGTGATAGCCGAGACAAAACGGTTCTGCTTACCGATGGAAGTTTTTTGAATTTGAAAAATGTAAAATTCGATACCCTTTTAAACGAATTACCAGATGCTGATTTCTGTCGAGTTAATAAAAAAGAAATCGTGGCGGTAAAAGCAATTAAATTCTTTAATCATAACGAAATTGTGTTGCATCATGTTGAAGAAAATAGTAAAAACACCACGTTAATTTTAAGCGAAACCTATCGAGCTGATTTTTTGAAAAAGGTAAAGCTCTAA
- the pyrH gene encoding UMP kinase: MKYKRILLKLSGEALMGDLQYGIDPKRLGEYADEIKQIHDKGVEIAIVIGGGNIFRGVAGASSGMDRVQGDYMGMLATVINGMALQGALEDKGMKTRLQTALKMESIAEPYIKRRADRHLEKGRIVIFGAGTGNPYFTTDTAAVLRGIEINADVILKGTRVDGVYDSDPEKNASAVKFDFISFDDVIKKGLNVMDTTAFTLSQENKLPIVVFDMNKIGNLLKICEGENIGTVVNI, encoded by the coding sequence ATGAAATATAAAAGAATTCTTCTTAAACTTAGCGGCGAGGCCTTAATGGGTGATTTACAATACGGTATTGACCCGAAAAGATTAGGCGAATATGCAGATGAAATCAAGCAGATTCACGACAAAGGAGTAGAAATTGCTATTGTTATTGGAGGAGGAAATATTTTTAGAGGCGTTGCCGGAGCAAGCTCAGGAATGGACAGAGTGCAAGGAGATTACATGGGAATGCTTGCAACTGTTATTAACGGAATGGCTTTGCAGGGCGCTCTTGAAGATAAAGGAATGAAAACGCGTCTGCAGACCGCTCTGAAAATGGAATCTATTGCAGAACCATATATTAAAAGAAGAGCTGATCGTCACCTAGAAAAAGGCAGAATTGTAATTTTTGGAGCTGGAACTGGAAATCCATATTTTACAACTGATACAGCTGCTGTTTTAAGAGGTATCGAAATCAATGCTGATGTTATCCTTAAAGGTACTCGTGTTGATGGTGTTTATGACTCTGATCCAGAAAAAAATGCTTCTGCTGTTAAATTTGATTTTATCTCATTTGATGATGTAATCAAAAAAGGATTAAATGTAATGGACACAACTGCATTTACATTAAGCCAAGAAAACAAACTGCCAATCGTTGTTTTTGATATGAACAAAATTGGAAACTTGTTAAAAATCTGCGAAGGCGAAAACATTGGAACTGTAGTTAATATCTAG
- a CDS encoding cation:proton antiporter yields MNNIKNSLFYVTVIGGFTALIYWVISKGASLEVGRNIVKKSVESNHWKDFLHSMVENLQHPLAILLAQIVTIILVARLFGWFFRKIGQPSVIGEMIAGIVLGPSLVGMYFPEFSAALFPKESLGNLQFLSQIGLILFMFVIGMELDLKVLKNKAHDAVVISHASIVIPFALGLSLAFFIYETYAPLGVEFSSFGLFMGIAMSITAFPVLARIVQERGMQKTKLGTIAITCAAADDITAWCILAVVIAIVKAGSLSSSLYVIGMAILYVIIMLKIVRPFLKRVGDLNATRESLNKPVVAIFFITLLISAYASELIGIHALFGAFLAGAIMPENNKFRNIFIEKVEDVAIIVLLPLFFVFTGLRTQIGLLNDPELWKLTGLIILVAVVGKFFGSALAAKFMGQNWKDSLAIGALMNTRGLMELVVLNIGYDLGVLSTEIFTMMVIMALVTTFMTGPALDFIGFIFKDKITAVPEEIGTKSKYKILLSFATPEKGKKLLKIANSLVKKQTDNSVVTAMHISLSTEIHSFDVKEHERKMIGPVVEESQLLDQNLESLFKVSSDIDSDIIDTANHGEYDLLLVGLGQSIFDGTLLGKILGFTTRIVNPDRLIDKFTGKEGLFENNPFDERTRHIITKAKMPVGIFIDKDLEEVNQIFMPVFSKEDAFLIDYAKKLINNNGSQITVLDAGGEVKNTREIQETIRSIEQIAPNHIMIMNDRTLKKEFLESQNLMIISLDSWKKLIESQSIWLNNSPSVLILKP; encoded by the coding sequence ATGAATAACATTAAGAACTCTCTATTCTACGTAACCGTTATTGGTGGTTTTACAGCGCTAATATATTGGGTAATATCAAAAGGCGCTTCATTAGAAGTAGGGCGTAATATTGTAAAGAAAAGTGTTGAAAGTAACCATTGGAAAGACTTTCTTCATTCGATGGTGGAAAATCTGCAGCATCCTTTGGCTATTTTACTAGCGCAGATCGTTACCATCATTTTAGTTGCCCGTTTGTTTGGATGGTTTTTTAGAAAAATAGGACAGCCTTCGGTAATTGGTGAAATGATTGCGGGAATTGTGTTAGGGCCGTCTCTTGTAGGAATGTATTTTCCAGAGTTTTCGGCAGCTTTATTTCCAAAAGAATCTTTAGGTAATCTACAGTTTTTAAGCCAAATCGGTTTAATCCTTTTTATGTTTGTTATTGGAATGGAGCTGGATTTAAAAGTGCTGAAAAACAAAGCGCATGATGCGGTTGTAATCAGTCACGCCAGTATTGTAATTCCGTTTGCTTTAGGTTTATCGTTAGCATTTTTTATTTATGAAACCTATGCTCCATTGGGAGTTGAGTTTTCTTCTTTCGGTTTATTTATGGGAATCGCCATGAGTATTACAGCTTTTCCTGTTTTGGCTAGAATAGTTCAAGAGCGCGGCATGCAGAAGACAAAATTAGGAACCATTGCTATTACTTGCGCGGCCGCAGACGATATTACAGCTTGGTGTATTTTGGCGGTTGTTATTGCGATCGTAAAAGCTGGTTCGCTTTCGAGTTCACTTTATGTAATCGGAATGGCGATTTTATATGTAATTATCATGCTAAAAATCGTTCGCCCGTTTTTAAAAAGAGTAGGAGATTTAAATGCAACAAGAGAAAGTCTAAACAAACCAGTTGTTGCCATTTTCTTTATTACACTTTTAATTTCGGCTTATGCATCTGAGTTAATCGGAATTCATGCTTTGTTCGGTGCTTTTTTGGCTGGAGCGATTATGCCTGAAAACAATAAATTTAGAAACATATTTATCGAAAAAGTTGAAGATGTTGCCATCATTGTTTTATTGCCATTATTTTTCGTGTTCACAGGTTTGCGTACACAAATAGGATTATTGAATGATCCTGAGTTATGGAAACTTACTGGTTTGATCATTTTGGTTGCTGTCGTTGGTAAATTCTTCGGAAGTGCTTTGGCGGCGAAATTCATGGGGCAAAACTGGAAAGACAGTTTAGCCATTGGCGCCTTGATGAATACAAGAGGTTTAATGGAGCTGGTGGTTTTAAATATCGGTTACGATCTTGGTGTATTATCGACAGAAATCTTTACTATGATGGTAATTATGGCATTGGTAACTACTTTTATGACGGGCCCGGCTTTAGATTTTATTGGATTCATTTTTAAAGATAAAATCACAGCCGTTCCGGAGGAAATTGGAACGAAAAGCAAGTACAAGATTTTGCTTTCGTTTGCCACTCCAGAAAAAGGGAAAAAATTGCTCAAAATCGCCAACAGTCTTGTTAAAAAGCAAACAGATAACTCGGTTGTAACAGCAATGCATATTTCTTTAAGTACAGAAATACATTCTTTCGATGTTAAAGAACATGAGCGTAAAATGATAGGGCCAGTGGTAGAAGAATCGCAATTGTTAGATCAAAATTTAGAGAGCTTGTTTAAAGTTTCGAGCGATATTGATTCAGATATCATTGATACGGCAAACCATGGAGAATATGATTTATTATTGGTTGGTTTAGGACAGTCTATTTTTGATGGAACTTTATTGGGGAAAATTCTCGGATTCACAACGAGAATTGTAAATCCAGATCGTTTGATCGATAAATTTACAGGAAAAGAAGGTTTGTTTGAAAACAATCCGTTCGATGAGAGAACACGACATATTATTACTAAAGCAAAAATGCCAGTTGGTATTTTTATCGATAAGGATCTAGAAGAAGTAAACCAGATTTTTATGCCTGTTTTTAGTAAAGAAGATGCTTTTTTAATTGATTATGCTAAAAAGCTGATCAATAATAACGGTTCTCAGATTACAGTTTTGGATGCTGGTGGAGAAGTGAAAAATACGAGAGAAATTCAGGAAACAATTCGCTCGATCGAGCAGATTGCACCAAATCATATCATGATTATGAATGATAGAACACTGAAGAAAGAATTTTTAGAAAGCCAAAATTTGATGATTATCAGTTTAGATAGCTGGAAAAAATTAATAGAATCTCAAAGTATTTGGCTAAATAACTCGCCTTCGGTTTTGATTCTTAAACCATAA
- a CDS encoding DUF5686 family protein, whose translation MKLFCFLTLFFTLTLQAQIQINGIVTDSNNKPLPFATLTTSESNNAITDVDGKFIFKISSSTTSLTISYVGFQTKTIALINNKTFYSIALSQQTDDLKEVVVSNENPALTIIRKVIANKATNDPQKKLNNFEYKTYNKLIVTANPDSIDGRIDTTAAYKDLNKKIINIDSSDYKFKEIVSKQHLFQTEKVSQYQFGDHKLKETVLGTKIAGFKQPIYEVLAFNLQSISIYDSKYELFETKYENPISKNAPSNYNYKLLDTVSIKGRDAYMIYFKNKSKHRTSGLEGVLYIDKENFAVAKAVMRIKGVLDISGIHEFEYIPKEKIWFQSNTTFKIVKGKNDDDIRILGGTIQFDGDVEENFEPRKKVASDFTYLLSESNSFDIRVNTGTPIKNPSLYIEIKDDAAKKPESFWEAYRKENIDLKSQKTYLLLDSLSIRNRIEKRLGIGRKIINGFYPIGPVDLDLKKIISYNNYEGFRIGVGGITNDRLSKNFRLEGYTAYGTKDGVFKYSVGGGVLLDKYTNTWFNGYYTDDVREIASTVFSVDKRVFKIYDPRPINISTFYEYIGWRANVQTKFIPKTEAVLELSRNYIEPKFDYLFNLNGKLYSNYIMTTAMLSIVWAPFSNYMQTPTGRTESDKKFPRFTFQYTQSLPNVFDNDFTFSKIDFKAEYEKQYLNRQKTSLLLQAGYAMGDVPITHLYNTSPNNLTKETVVQRITFAGRNAFETMYFNEFFSSQYLMFQIKHGFDRIRIMKKVRPSLVLVTRMAWGSMENPEQHVGPDYKTLDKGYFESGIELNRIFKGFGLGGFYRYGPNQLLKFEDNIAVKISYVLDLGL comes from the coding sequence ATGAAGCTATTTTGTTTTTTGACTTTGTTTTTTACGCTTACTCTTCAAGCGCAAATTCAAATAAACGGAATCGTAACCGATTCAAACAACAAACCTCTTCCGTTTGCCACCCTTACCACCTCAGAAAGCAATAACGCCATTACAGATGTTGATGGAAAATTTATTTTTAAAATTAGCAGTTCGACCACATCGCTTACCATTTCTTATGTAGGTTTCCAAACTAAGACTATTGCATTAATCAATAACAAAACCTTTTATTCGATAGCACTTTCACAGCAGACAGATGACCTAAAAGAAGTTGTTGTTTCGAATGAAAACCCGGCACTTACCATAATTAGAAAAGTTATTGCCAATAAAGCCACAAATGATCCGCAGAAAAAACTCAATAATTTTGAATATAAAACCTATAACAAACTTATTGTAACCGCCAATCCAGATTCGATAGACGGCCGTATTGACACTACTGCAGCATATAAAGATTTAAACAAAAAAATCATCAACATCGATTCTTCCGATTATAAGTTTAAAGAAATTGTAAGCAAACAGCATTTATTTCAGACCGAGAAAGTTTCTCAATATCAGTTTGGAGACCACAAGTTAAAAGAAACCGTTTTGGGAACTAAAATCGCAGGTTTCAAACAACCTATTTATGAAGTCTTGGCTTTCAACCTTCAATCTATTTCGATTTACGATTCTAAGTACGAATTATTTGAAACCAAATATGAAAATCCGATTTCGAAAAATGCGCCTTCCAACTACAATTATAAACTCTTAGATACTGTTAGCATTAAAGGTCGTGATGCGTATATGATTTATTTTAAAAATAAATCAAAACACAGAACCTCTGGATTAGAAGGGGTTTTATATATCGACAAAGAAAATTTTGCTGTCGCGAAAGCTGTAATGCGTATTAAGGGTGTTTTGGATATCAGTGGGATTCACGAATTTGAATATATTCCGAAAGAGAAAATATGGTTTCAAAGCAATACCACTTTTAAAATTGTAAAAGGTAAGAACGATGATGATATTCGAATTTTGGGCGGTACGATTCAATTTGACGGAGATGTTGAAGAGAATTTTGAACCCAGAAAAAAAGTGGCTTCAGATTTCACCTATCTCCTTTCTGAAAGCAATAGTTTTGACATTCGTGTCAACACTGGAACTCCAATAAAAAACCCTTCGCTTTATATCGAAATTAAAGACGATGCGGCCAAAAAACCCGAAAGTTTCTGGGAAGCCTACCGAAAGGAAAATATCGATTTAAAAAGCCAAAAAACCTATTTGCTGCTAGATAGTCTTTCCATTCGAAATCGAATCGAAAAACGCTTAGGAATTGGTCGAAAAATCATTAATGGCTTCTACCCGATTGGCCCTGTCGATTTAGATTTGAAAAAAATCATAAGTTATAACAATTACGAAGGTTTTCGTATTGGAGTAGGCGGAATTACAAACGATCGTTTGTCTAAAAACTTCCGTCTAGAAGGCTACACCGCGTACGGAACAAAAGATGGTGTTTTTAAATACAGTGTTGGAGGTGGAGTTTTATTAGACAAATACACCAATACTTGGTTTAATGGTTATTATACCGATGATGTACGAGAAATTGCGAGTACCGTTTTTTCTGTTGATAAACGCGTTTTTAAAATTTACGATCCGCGCCCGATAAACATTAGTACATTCTATGAGTATATAGGATGGCGTGCCAATGTTCAAACCAAATTTATTCCGAAAACCGAAGCTGTTTTAGAGCTTTCGCGAAATTATATCGAGCCAAAATTTGATTATCTTTTTAATCTAAACGGGAAATTGTATTCTAATTATATTATGACCACAGCAATGCTTTCTATTGTGTGGGCACCTTTCAGCAATTATATGCAGACTCCAACAGGAAGAACCGAAAGTGATAAAAAGTTTCCGAGATTTACTTTTCAATACACACAGTCGTTACCAAATGTTTTTGATAATGATTTCACTTTTAGCAAAATAGATTTTAAAGCCGAATACGAAAAACAGTATTTAAACCGCCAGAAAACAAGTTTACTTTTACAGGCTGGTTATGCAATGGGAGATGTTCCTATTACGCATTTATACAACACCTCTCCAAATAACTTAACGAAGGAAACTGTTGTTCAGCGTATTACTTTTGCCGGAAGAAATGCTTTTGAAACCATGTATTTTAACGAATTCTTCTCGAGTCAATATTTAATGTTTCAAATTAAACATGGTTTTGACCGAATTAGAATCATGAAAAAAGTTCGCCCATCATTGGTTTTAGTTACCAGAATGGCCTGGGGAAGTATGGAAAATCCAGAACAGCATGTTGGGCCAGATTATAAAACTTTGGATAAAGGTTACTTTGAATCAGGAATCGAATTGAACAGAATTTTTAAAGGTTTTGGTTTAGGCGGATTCTATAGATATGGCCCAAATCAGTTATTGAAGTTTGAGGACAATATCGCGGTTAAGATTTCTTATGTTCTTGATCTGGGACTCTAA
- a CDS encoding sensor histidine kinase — MQQNNTTTLIFLTILLLLIVIICFMIYQLKQTKKAKEDAEKSFYALESKVNDLQLENLESKLNPHLFKNILNSIQSHAYQTYFALDKLANVLDYILYESKKKFVTAKEEIDFALNLIEINKIKISPLFELKVKTNINQEDKLYDQPLLAPLISIDLIENAFKHADLQSADAFISVVFEFKNNAFFMTVSNKISDKKVLKKERSGFGHTTLEHRLRIIYKNNFKLDRFIENDVYIAHLKIDLLEYKTEMLASGR, encoded by the coding sequence ATGCAACAAAATAATACTACAACTTTAATTTTTCTAACTATTCTTTTGCTTTTAATTGTTATTATTTGCTTTATGATTTATCAATTAAAGCAAACTAAGAAAGCAAAAGAAGATGCTGAAAAAAGTTTTTATGCTTTAGAATCTAAGGTAAACGATTTGCAGTTGGAGAATTTAGAATCCAAACTAAATCCGCACTTGTTTAAGAATATCTTAAATTCAATTCAATCGCATGCTTATCAAACCTATTTTGCTCTGGATAAATTGGCCAATGTTCTGGATTATATTTTATACGAAAGCAAAAAGAAATTTGTAACGGCCAAAGAAGAAATAGATTTTGCATTGAATCTAATCGAAATCAACAAAATCAAAATCAGTCCGCTTTTCGAACTTAAGGTTAAAACCAATATCAATCAAGAAGACAAATTATATGATCAGCCTTTGCTGGCGCCTTTAATTTCGATTGATTTAATTGAAAATGCATTCAAACATGCCGATCTTCAGAGCGCAGATGCTTTTATTTCGGTAGTTTTTGAATTTAAAAACAATGCTTTTTTTATGACGGTTTCCAATAAAATCTCCGATAAAAAAGTACTGAAAAAAGAACGAAGCGGTTTTGGGCATACAACGCTCGAACATCGTCTTCGCATTATTTATAAGAATAATTTCAAACTCGATAGGTTTATAGAAAACGATGTTTATATTGCCCATCTAAAAATTGATTTACTTGAATACAAAACTGAAATGCTTGCTTCTGGACGATGA
- a CDS encoding efflux RND transporter permease subunit gives MKNAIQVGFWEKLARIILKNRITILVILSALTIFFGYQWKNLSMTYTEANLLPKDHIANKDYQKFLDKFGEEGNLIVIGFKDSKFFTPKNYAAWTELMNGLKKAKEVDLVISLNDLKKLEKDTINQKFVLAPFIDESKVLDAAYLKSVQYDLFHNLPFYEGLLFNKESGSVRSAIYMNKALVNTAERKVFILKDLVPKINKFEKETGIDLKVSGMPYIRTINADNMKGEIGLFIGASLLTVSLIFFFFFRSFRATFISVCILIVGVTWSFGTLGLFGYKITILTAIIPPLIIVIGITNCIFLINKYQQEIKIHNNQAKALQRVISKIGHSTFMTNLTAAIGFATLMITGNELLFEFGLVTSINVLSVYTLTLFIVPIIYSFMPLPKAKHLYHLDKTYISTLLNTVTTIVKGKKTIVYCIYAVLFLVSLNGVRQMKVSGSLIGEMPKSASFFKDILFYEKEFNGVMPLEIMIDTKKKKGVMKPATIRKMDELQNTISEIPELAKPVSVVNLVKYAKQAFYNGNPEYYQLPTSQEQTFILGYAKNATKNSKENLMKAYVDSTGQYARITTFMKDIGTDEMAKVEGKLRKKIDEIFPKDRYEVTITGKALVFQKGTTYLAHNLIESLLFAILTIAILMLYLFRSFKMVAASLITNILPLCITSGLMGYFGIPLKPSTILVFSIAFGISVDNAIQFMAKYKDELIQNKGKVKKSVFSALRETGVSTFYTSIVLILGFATFTLSSFSGTIALGGLISCTLVFAMFANLVVLPSLVLTFEKKKTKKEELENLEK, from the coding sequence ATGAAAAACGCTATCCAAGTTGGATTTTGGGAAAAGTTAGCCCGAATCATACTTAAAAACCGAATTACGATTCTGGTAATACTTTCTGCTTTAACTATTTTCTTTGGTTATCAGTGGAAGAATCTTTCTATGACTTATACCGAAGCCAATTTGCTTCCAAAAGATCATATTGCAAATAAAGATTATCAAAAATTCCTCGATAAGTTTGGTGAAGAAGGAAACCTAATCGTTATTGGTTTCAAAGATTCTAAATTCTTTACACCAAAAAATTATGCGGCTTGGACCGAATTAATGAACGGTTTGAAAAAAGCCAAAGAAGTTGATTTAGTAATTTCTTTAAATGATTTAAAGAAACTTGAAAAAGACACTATAAACCAAAAATTTGTTCTAGCGCCATTTATTGACGAAAGTAAAGTACTTGATGCTGCTTATTTAAAAAGTGTCCAATATGATTTGTTTCACAATCTGCCATTTTACGAAGGACTCTTGTTTAATAAAGAAAGCGGAAGCGTTCGTTCTGCCATTTATATGAATAAAGCTCTGGTGAATACGGCCGAAAGAAAGGTATTTATCTTAAAAGATTTAGTTCCGAAAATCAATAAATTCGAAAAAGAAACTGGAATTGATCTTAAAGTTTCAGGAATGCCGTACATCCGTACGATCAATGCGGATAATATGAAAGGCGAAATTGGACTTTTCATTGGAGCCTCTTTATTGACTGTTTCTCTGATTTTCTTTTTCTTTTTCCGTTCCTTTAGAGCTACGTTTATTTCGGTTTGTATTTTAATTGTCGGGGTAACATGGTCATTTGGAACTCTTGGATTGTTCGGATATAAAATCACGATTTTAACGGCTATTATTCCGCCACTGATTATCGTAATCGGAATTACCAACTGTATTTTCCTGATCAACAAATACCAGCAGGAAATTAAAATTCATAACAATCAGGCAAAAGCTTTACAGCGTGTTATTTCTAAAATTGGACATTCGACTTTCATGACCAATTTAACTGCCGCCATAGGTTTTGCAACGTTGATGATTACTGGAAATGAGTTGCTTTTTGAGTTCGGATTGGTCACTTCTATCAACGTACTTTCTGTTTATACTTTGACGCTTTTTATAGTGCCGATTATTTACAGTTTTATGCCATTGCCAAAAGCAAAACATTTATATCATTTAGACAAAACTTATATTTCGACACTTTTAAATACAGTTACAACTATCGTTAAAGGTAAAAAGACAATTGTTTATTGCATTTACGCTGTTTTATTTCTGGTAAGTTTGAATGGAGTTAGACAAATGAAAGTTTCGGGAAGTTTGATTGGCGAAATGCCCAAAAGCGCCTCTTTCTTTAAAGATATTTTATTTTACGAAAAAGAATTCAACGGTGTAATGCCACTGGAAATCATGATTGACACCAAAAAGAAAAAGGGTGTTATGAAACCGGCAACAATTCGCAAAATGGACGAATTACAAAATACCATTTCTGAAATTCCTGAACTTGCAAAGCCTGTTTCCGTTGTAAACTTGGTTAAATATGCAAAACAGGCTTTTTATAACGGAAATCCTGAATATTACCAATTGCCAACTTCTCAGGAACAGACTTTTATTTTGGGTTATGCTAAAAATGCAACCAAAAATAGTAAAGAAAATTTAATGAAAGCCTATGTTGATTCGACTGGACAATACGCGCGAATTACCACTTTCATGAAAGATATCGGAACAGATGAAATGGCAAAAGTAGAAGGAAAATTACGCAAAAAAATTGATGAGATTTTCCCTAAAGACCGTTACGAAGTTACCATTACTGGAAAAGCATTGGTTTTCCAAAAAGGAACGACTTATCTTGCACATAACTTAATTGAATCATTGCTTTTTGCAATCTTAACAATTGCAATTTTGATGTTGTATCTGTTCAGATCTTTCAAAATGGTCGCAGCTTCTTTAATCACGAATATTTTACCGCTTTGTATAACTTCTGGATTAATGGGTTATTTCGGAATTCCGTTAAAACCTTCAACGATTTTGGTATTCAGTATCGCTTTCGGAATCTCAGTTGATAATGCCATTCAGTTTATGGCGAAATACAAAGATGAGTTGATTCAAAACAAAGGAAAAGTAAAAAAATCTGTTTTCAGCGCTTTAAGAGAAACTGGAGTAAGTACTTTCTATACTTCTATCGTTTTAATTTTAGGTTTTGCAACTTTTACTCTATCAAGTTTCAGCGGAACAATTGCTTTAGGAGGATTAATTTCTTGTACTTTGGTTTTTGCGATGTTTGCTAACTTGGTGGTTTTACCATCGCTGGTTTTGACTTTTGAGAAAAAGAAAACTAAGAAAGAGGAATTGGAGAATTTGGAGAAGTAA